The following are encoded in a window of Penaeus vannamei isolate JL-2024 chromosome 35, ASM4276789v1, whole genome shotgun sequence genomic DNA:
- the LOC113830426 gene encoding protein extra-macrochaetae — MRAQRCVSPVQAVMGVMDGKIRKSPLKSDGADQVLLYLERLQHLVPQCPKDRPVTKLELIQSVIDYIYDLEDALEPESSDDESSDVASTSEDEMECVESS; from the coding sequence ATGAGAGCCCAGCGTTGTGTGTCCCCCGTGCAGGCCGTCATGGGAGTCATGGACGGCAAGATCCGCAAGTCGCCCCTCAAGAGCGACGGCGCCGACCAGGTCCTGCTGTACCTGGAGCGCCTGCAGCACCTGGTGCCGCAGTGCCCCAAGGACCGCCCCGTGACCAAGCTCGAGCTCATACAGTCCGTCATCGACTACATCTACGACCTGGAGGACGCCCTGGAGCCCGAGTCCAGCGACGACGAGTCCTCCGACGTCGCCTCCACCTCCGAGGACGAGATGGAGTGCGTGGAGAGCTCGTGA